A stretch of the Bradyrhizobium sp. CCBAU 53351 genome encodes the following:
- a CDS encoding tetratricopeptide repeat protein has protein sequence MRKLSMLVVPGLVAMSLAAAPVLSSAYAAGSDEPSSPPKSDSSSSKKGKKKSSSVSDPKFLSAYRTAYTAIYDNHDYSGAIGQLKSLKRDDVADVANLIGYSYRKLGDYQSSKVYYELALKDDPNHVRTWQYYGLWQLEQGNREQAQYHLNKIASLAGTDSSEYRSLAAALDKPTGATLVY, from the coding sequence ATGCGCAAACTCTCAATGCTTGTCGTGCCGGGACTTGTCGCCATGTCGCTGGCGGCCGCACCGGTGCTGTCGAGCGCCTATGCCGCCGGCAGCGACGAGCCCTCCTCGCCGCCGAAGTCGGACTCGTCCTCGTCCAAGAAGGGCAAGAAGAAGAGCTCTTCCGTCAGCGATCCCAAATTCCTCTCCGCCTATCGCACCGCCTACACCGCGATCTACGACAACCACGACTACTCCGGCGCGATCGGTCAGTTGAAGTCGCTGAAGCGCGACGACGTCGCCGACGTCGCCAATCTGATCGGCTACTCCTATCGCAAGCTCGGCGACTATCAGTCGTCGAAGGTCTATTACGAGCTGGCGCTGAAGGACGATCCGAACCACGTCCGCACCTGGCAGTATTACGGCCTCTGGCAACTCGAGCAGGGCAACCGCGAACAGGCGCAGTATCATCTGAACAAGATCGCCTCGCTCGCCGGCACCGACAGCTCCGAATATCGCTCGCTTGCGGCAGCCCTCGACAAGCCGACCGGCGCGACGCTCGTCTACTGA